One Manihot esculenta cultivar AM560-2 chromosome 18, M.esculenta_v8, whole genome shotgun sequence genomic window carries:
- the LOC122722470 gene encoding wax ester synthase/diacylglycerol acyltransferase 11-like, whose protein sequence is MEGLRPIRVSKEDSEDGQPLSPMARMFHQPHSNVYIIIILGFKTSINPLAFKATLRHSLLKHPRFSSLQVVDEENGGEMRWVRTEVNLDNHVRVPKLDPCMESPDKFVEDYASNLSTTTISKSMPLWDVHLLNVQTSEAQSTCIIRVHHSLGDGISLMSLLLSCTRKASDAEALPSIPTIKRGNPSNNSGGFWQFLLKLWCLALLYWNTIVDIVMSLGTIFFLEDTKTPLKATLPLGTPRKRFVHKTISLDDVKLVKNAMGTTINDVMVAITQAGLSSYLNRKFGDNKKDNQGAEGNASNNLPNNIRLRGALFVNLRSSAGIQAFDDMTRRDSKGRWGNHIGFVLFPFTMAIRDDLLDHVREAKITGDRKKATFEAKFNYCMARFFPKWFTKLMSSFASRTTLCFSNIPGPAEEISYFGHPVSFIALGVYGQPYALVIHVVSYEKKMKIILSADENVISDPHQLCDDLQNSLELMKNAVIARKRADPQLYKHH, encoded by the exons ATGGAAGGCCTCAGACCAATTCGAGTATCGAAGGAAGACAGTGAGGATGGCCAACCCTTGAGCCCAATGGCTCGCATGTTTCATCAGCCTCACTCCAATGTCTACATCATCATCATTCTAGGGTTTAAGACCTCCATCAACCCCCTTGCTTTTAAAGCTACCTTGCGCCATTCTTTACTTAAACATCCTCGTTTCTCCAGTTTGCAG GTTGTGGACGAGGAAAATGGTGGGGAAATGAGATGGGTCAGAACAGAAGTAAACTTAGATAACCATGTAAGAGTTCCAAAACTTGATCCATGCATGGAGTCTCCTGATAAGTTTGTGGAAGATTACGCTTCCAATCTCAGTACAACTACAATTAGTAAGTCCATGCCTTTGTGGGATGTTCATCTGCTCAACGTTCAAACCTCTGAAGCTCAATCAACTTGCATCATTCGTGTCCACCATTCCCTTGGCGATGGCATCTCTCTCATGTCTCTTTTACTCTCTTGCACTCGCAAAGCATCTGATGCTGAGGCACTTCCATCCATCCCAACTATTAAGAGAGGCAACCCTAGTAATAACTCTGGAGGGTTTTGGCAATTTCTGCTCAAGCTATGGTGTTTGGCGTTGCTGTATTGGAATACTATTGTCGATATAGTGATGTCTCTGGGGACAATTTTCTTCTTGGAGGATACTAAAACTCCTCTGAAAGCTACATTGCCATTGGGAACTCCTCGTAAAAGATTTGTGCATAAAACAATCAGCTTGGATGATGTGAAGCTTGTGAAGAATGCCATGGGCACA ACAATTAATGATGTGATGGTAGCAATAACACAAGCGGGTTTATCTTCCTATCTCAACAGGAAGTTTG GTGATAATAAGAAAGACAATCAAGGAGCAGAAGGGAATGCTAGCAATAATCTTCccaacaacattcgccttagaGGAGCTCTTTTCGTCAACCTAAGATCATCTGCAGGAATCCAA GCTTTTGATGACATGACGAGAAGAGACAGTAAAGGCAGATGGGGTAACCATATTGGATTTGTTCTGTTCCCCTTCACCATGGCAATACGAGATGATCTATTAGATCATGTACGTGAAGCTAAGATCACTGGAGACAGAAAGAAAGCTACTTTTGAAGCTAAATTCAATTATTGCATGGCCAGGTTTTTCCCCAAATGGTTCACCAAGCTG ATGTCGAGCTTTGCAAGTCGAACTACACTGTGCTTTTCCAATATACCTGGTCCAGCAGAAGAAATATCATACTTTGGCCATCCTGTGAGCTTCATAGCACTCGGTGTTTATGGCCAACCTTAT GCATTGGTGATTCATGTAGTGAGTTacgagaagaagatgaagattaTCTTATCAGCAGATGAAAATGTAATTTCTGATCCGCATCAACTCTGTGATGATCTTCAAAATTCTCTTGAGCTCATGAAGAATGCTGTGATAGCTAGAAAAAGGGCAGATCCACAGTTATATAAACACCACTAG